A part of Chitinimonas koreensis genomic DNA contains:
- a CDS encoding YkgJ family cysteine cluster protein, giving the protein MECRPRCAACCIAPSISSPIPGMPDGKPAGVPCIQLDEELRCRIFGRPERPAVCGGLKASEEMCGDDRGQALRFLGWLERETGSFAPTPGAARPGH; this is encoded by the coding sequence ATGGAATGCCGGCCGCGCTGCGCCGCCTGCTGCATCGCCCCGTCGATCAGCTCGCCGATCCCCGGCATGCCCGACGGCAAGCCGGCCGGCGTGCCGTGCATCCAGCTCGATGAAGAATTGCGCTGCAGGATCTTCGGCCGGCCCGAACGGCCGGCCGTCTGCGGCGGGCTCAAGGCCAGCGAGGAGATGTGCGGCGACGACCGCGGCCAGGCGCTGCGCTTCCTCGGCTGGCTCGAACGCGAGACCGGCAGCTTCGCGCCGACGCCCGGCGCGGCTCGGCCGGGCCACTAG
- a CDS encoding HD-GYP domain-containing protein produces the protein MIKRVASNELKVGMYIHDLGADWSVHPFMRSAFLLRDDRDIETIVSCGIHEVYIDTDRGLDVPDAPTQDEVQRELEREMIAIAAAGPAASIRVSTAEEMGRARAIKSQAANLVRNVMADVRLGRAVAMEAVEPMVTGITESILRNSGALIGLMHIKNKDDYTFLHSVSVCTFMVAFCRSVGLDAETTRQAGLGGLLHDTGKALVPDAILNKPGRLTDEEFEIIRRHPSDGHAILLKTPGVGEIPLDITLHHHERVDGSGYPHKLAGDQISTLTRMAAIVDVYDAITADRCYHKGMPATDALRKIFEWSKHHFDPALVKAFMRCIGIYPVGTLVLLESQRLGVVTEHNEDSLLQPRVKVFFDVRRGYLPPFELDLAKPMGKGGADRIVSHESPAKWKVDPQRFM, from the coding sequence ATGATCAAACGCGTTGCCTCGAACGAGCTCAAGGTCGGGATGTACATCCACGATCTGGGCGCCGACTGGTCGGTCCATCCCTTCATGCGTTCGGCCTTCCTGCTCCGCGACGACCGCGACATCGAGACCATCGTCTCCTGCGGCATCCACGAGGTCTACATCGACACCGACCGCGGCCTCGATGTTCCCGACGCGCCGACCCAGGACGAGGTGCAGCGCGAGCTCGAGCGCGAAATGATCGCGATCGCCGCGGCCGGGCCGGCGGCCTCGATCCGCGTCTCGACCGCCGAGGAGATGGGCCGCGCGCGCGCCATCAAGAGCCAGGCCGCCAACCTGGTGCGCAACGTGATGGCCGACGTGCGGCTGGGGCGCGCGGTGGCGATGGAGGCGGTCGAGCCGATGGTGACCGGCATCACCGAATCGATCCTGCGCAATTCGGGCGCGCTGATCGGGCTGATGCACATCAAGAACAAGGACGACTACACCTTCCTGCACTCGGTCAGCGTCTGCACCTTCATGGTGGCGTTCTGCCGCTCGGTCGGGCTCGACGCCGAGACCACCCGCCAGGCCGGCCTCGGCGGCCTGTTGCACGACACCGGCAAGGCGCTGGTGCCCGACGCGATCCTCAACAAGCCCGGCCGGCTCACCGACGAGGAATTCGAGATCATCCGCCGCCACCCGAGCGACGGCCACGCGATCCTGCTCAAGACGCCCGGCGTGGGCGAGATCCCGCTCGACATCACGCTGCACCACCACGAGCGCGTCGACGGCTCGGGCTACCCGCACAAGCTGGCCGGCGACCAGATCAGCACGCTGACCAGGATGGCCGCCATCGTCGACGTCTACGACGCGATCACCGCCGACCGCTGCTACCACAAGGGCATGCCGGCGACCGACGCGCTGCGCAAGATCTTCGAATGGAGCAAGCACCACTTCGACCCGGCGCTGGTGAAGGCCTTCATGCGCTGCATCGGCATCTACCCGGTCGGCACGCTGGTGCTGCTGGAAAGCCAGCGGCTCGGGGTGGTGACCGAGCACAACGAGGACAGCCTGCTGCAGCCCAGGGTCAAGGTGTTCTTCGACGTGCGGCGCGGCTATCTGCCGCCGTTCGAGCTCGACCTGGCCAAGCCGATGGGCAAGGGCGGGGCGGACCGGATCGTGAGCCACGAGAGTCCGGCCAAGTGGAAGGTCGATCCGCAGCGCTTTATGTAA
- a CDS encoding undecaprenyl-diphosphate phosphatase — translation MDIILLCKALLMGVVEGLTEFLPISSTGHLILAGHLLGFLDKEKRDVFEIFIQLGAMLAVVWEYRARLAGAILHAREPGPGRRLLVNLAVAAVPALALGKLLGEQIKAVLFNPVAVAIAFIVGGFVILWAEKREHRVTVQTLDDLGPLDALKVGLAQCLALIPGTSRSGSTIIGGLFFGLSRRAATEFSFLLGIPVLGTASLYSVYKHRHALGSEDVALFAAGFVASFVFALIAVRALLRFVANHDFVPFAWYRIGFGLLVLATAYSGLVNWSA, via the coding sequence ATGGACATCATCCTGCTGTGCAAGGCCCTGCTGATGGGCGTGGTCGAAGGCCTGACCGAATTCCTGCCGATCTCGAGCACCGGCCACCTGATCCTGGCCGGCCACCTGCTCGGCTTCCTCGACAAGGAGAAGCGCGACGTCTTCGAGATCTTCATCCAGCTCGGCGCCATGCTGGCAGTGGTATGGGAGTACCGCGCGCGGCTGGCCGGCGCGATCCTGCACGCGCGCGAACCGGGGCCGGGGCGCCGCCTGCTGGTCAACCTGGCGGTGGCGGCGGTACCGGCGCTGGCGCTGGGCAAGCTCTTGGGCGAGCAGATCAAGGCGGTGCTGTTCAATCCGGTGGCGGTGGCGATCGCCTTCATCGTCGGCGGCTTCGTCATCCTGTGGGCCGAGAAGCGCGAACACCGCGTGACGGTGCAGACGCTGGACGACCTCGGCCCGCTCGATGCGCTCAAGGTCGGCCTGGCGCAATGCCTGGCGCTGATCCCGGGCACTTCGCGCTCGGGCAGCACCATCATCGGCGGGCTGTTCTTCGGCCTGTCGCGCCGCGCCGCCACCGAGTTCAGCTTCCTGCTCGGCATCCCGGTGCTCGGCACGGCATCGCTGTACAGCGTGTACAAGCACCGCCATGCGCTCGGCAGCGAGGACGTGGCGCTGTTCGCCGCCGGCTTCGTGGCGAGCTTCGTGTTCGCGCTGATCGCGGTACGCGCGCTGCTGCGCTTCGTCGCCAACCACGATTTCGTGCCGTTCGCCTGGTACCGCATCGGCTTCGGCCTGCTGGTGCTGGCGACGGCGTATAGCGGGCTGGTGAACTGGTCGGCTTGA
- a CDS encoding HAD-IA family hydrolase: MSFDCLIFDCDGTLIDSEPIGHRAMAEELALLGIEEDAADMQRRYLAWRLRTLFDDLEARHGVRFDDGMEARWRARVAQLYDAALRPIDGVAAMLAALAQPKCVASNGPRAKIEHGLRATGLLGHFGDRLYSAYDVGAWKPDPALFRHAAASMGAAPARCAVIEDSPVGVEAALAAGMPAFFYDPDGSQPVPPGVVAFADMAGLPALLAASSQP; this comes from the coding sequence TTGAGCTTTGACTGTTTGATCTTCGACTGCGACGGCACGCTGATCGACAGCGAGCCGATCGGCCATCGCGCGATGGCCGAGGAGTTGGCGCTGCTCGGCATCGAGGAGGACGCCGCCGACATGCAGCGGCGCTACCTGGCCTGGCGCCTGCGCACGCTGTTCGACGACCTCGAGGCCCGCCACGGCGTGCGCTTCGACGACGGCATGGAGGCGCGCTGGCGCGCCCGCGTGGCGCAGCTGTACGACGCCGCGCTGCGGCCGATCGACGGCGTCGCCGCCATGCTGGCCGCGCTGGCGCAGCCCAAGTGCGTCGCCTCCAACGGCCCGCGCGCCAAGATCGAGCACGGCCTGCGCGCCACCGGCCTGCTCGGCCATTTCGGCGACCGGCTCTACAGCGCCTACGACGTCGGCGCCTGGAAGCCCGATCCGGCGCTGTTCCGCCACGCCGCCGCCAGCATGGGCGCGGCGCCCGCGCGCTGCGCGGTGATCGAGGACAGCCCGGTCGGCGTCGAGGCCGCGCTGGCGGCCGGCATGCCGGCCTTTTTCTATGATCCAGACGGCAGCCAGCCGGTGCCGCCGGGCGTGGTCGCCTTCGCCGACATGGCCGGCCTGCCTGCGCTGCTGGCCGCTTCTTCCCAACCGTAA
- the gstA gene encoding glutathione transferase GstA yields the protein MKLYYAPGACSLSPHIALQESGLAFTLERVDLKAHRTERDTDYYTINPKGYVPALELDDGALITEGPAILQYVADRAPEANLAPAAGSFERVRLQEWLNFLSTEVHKGFSPLWNSAAPAETRQAAQDKLFTRLDWLDGQLRERDYLMGAQFGVADGYLFTLLNWCNFLKIGLDRWPALQRYAARVAARPAVLAALRAEGLA from the coding sequence ATGAAGCTCTACTACGCCCCCGGCGCCTGCTCGCTGTCGCCGCATATCGCGCTGCAGGAGTCCGGCCTCGCCTTCACGCTCGAGCGCGTCGACCTCAAGGCCCACCGCACCGAGCGCGACACCGACTACTACACCATCAACCCCAAGGGCTACGTGCCGGCGCTGGAGCTCGACGACGGCGCGCTGATCACCGAGGGCCCGGCCATCCTGCAATACGTGGCCGACCGCGCGCCCGAGGCCAATCTCGCCCCGGCCGCCGGCAGCTTCGAGCGGGTGCGGCTGCAGGAATGGCTCAACTTCCTCAGCACCGAGGTGCACAAGGGCTTCTCGCCGCTGTGGAACAGCGCGGCGCCGGCCGAGACGCGGCAGGCGGCGCAGGACAAGCTGTTCACCCGGCTCGACTGGCTCGACGGCCAGCTGCGCGAGCGCGACTACCTGATGGGCGCGCAGTTCGGCGTGGCCGACGGCTACCTGTTCACGCTGCTCAACTGGTGCAACTTCCTCAAGATCGGCCTGGACCGCTGGCCGGCGCTGCAACGCTACGCCGCCCGCGTCGCCGCCCGGCCCGCCGTGCTCGCCGCGCTGCGCGCCGAAGGCCTGGCCTGA
- a CDS encoding tyrosine-type recombinase/integrase: MVEADPVAGIKAPRAEKKLPRPVGVDAAAGFLDSLDQDEPLARRDRAIFELAYSSGLRVSELVGADLADFEEAGTMLRVLGKGGKTRTVPVGAAARAALDTWLAERGTLARPGEPALFVSRLGGRIGVRAVQQRLSQWSDRLGLADKLHPHRLRHACASHFLQGSGDLRATQELLGHASIASTQIYTHLDFDRLAAVYDAAHPRAKAKS; this comes from the coding sequence GTGGTGGAGGCTGACCCGGTCGCCGGCATCAAGGCGCCGCGTGCCGAGAAGAAGCTGCCGCGGCCGGTCGGCGTCGATGCGGCGGCCGGCTTCCTCGACTCGCTCGACCAGGACGAACCGCTGGCGCGGCGCGACCGTGCGATCTTCGAACTGGCCTATTCCTCCGGCCTGCGGGTGTCCGAGCTGGTCGGCGCCGACCTGGCCGATTTCGAAGAGGCCGGCACGATGCTGCGGGTACTGGGCAAGGGCGGCAAGACGCGCACCGTGCCGGTCGGCGCGGCCGCGCGCGCGGCGCTCGATACCTGGCTGGCCGAGCGCGGCACGCTGGCGCGGCCGGGCGAGCCGGCGCTGTTCGTGAGCCGGCTCGGCGGCCGTATCGGCGTGCGCGCGGTGCAGCAGCGGCTGTCGCAGTGGTCGGACCGGCTGGGTCTCGCCGACAAGCTGCATCCGCACCGCTTGCGCCATGCCTGCGCCAGCCATTTCCTGCAGGGCAGCGGCGACCTGCGCGCGACGCAGGAGCTGCTGGGGCATGCCAGCATCGCCAGCACCCAGATCTATACCCACCTCGACTTCGACCGGCTGGCGGCGGTGTACGACGCCGCGCATCCGCGCGCCAAGGCGAAGTCCTGA
- the hemB gene encoding porphobilinogen synthase: protein MHSNRSLPLYRPRRMRHDEFSRRLMREHVLTTNDLIWPVFVLDGEGRREEPVASMPGVSRLSLESLLPQVEEAVALGIPALALFPVIQGEKTADGRAAYDPDGLVPRVVRALKARFPELGLITDGALDPYTSHGQDGLIDDSGYVLNDETVEVLIKQALCHAEAGADVFAPSDMMDGRVGAVRQALDEAGHIHMRIMAYSAKYASAYYGPFRDAVGSAANLGRADKQTYQMDPANGDEALHEVALDLAEGADMVMVKPGLPYLDIVRRVKDEFRVPTYVYQVSGEYAMIQAAAQNGWIDERKVALESLIAMKRAGADGILTYFAPKAARWLRG, encoded by the coding sequence ATGCACAGCAACCGCTCCCTCCCGCTCTACCGCCCGCGCCGCATGCGCCACGACGAATTCAGCCGCCGGCTGATGCGCGAACACGTGCTGACCACCAACGACCTGATCTGGCCGGTGTTCGTGCTCGACGGCGAGGGCCGGCGCGAGGAGCCGGTGGCGTCGATGCCGGGCGTGAGCCGGCTGAGCCTGGAGTCGCTGCTGCCGCAGGTCGAGGAAGCGGTCGCGCTCGGCATCCCGGCGCTGGCGCTGTTCCCGGTGATCCAGGGCGAGAAGACCGCCGACGGCCGCGCCGCCTACGACCCGGACGGCCTGGTGCCGCGCGTGGTGCGCGCGCTCAAGGCCCGCTTCCCCGAACTCGGCCTGATCACTGACGGCGCGCTCGACCCCTATACCAGCCACGGCCAGGACGGCCTGATCGACGACAGCGGCTACGTGCTCAACGACGAGACGGTCGAAGTGCTGATCAAGCAGGCGCTCTGCCATGCCGAGGCCGGCGCCGACGTGTTCGCGCCGAGCGACATGATGGACGGCCGGGTCGGCGCGGTGCGCCAGGCGCTCGACGAGGCCGGCCACATCCACATGCGCATCATGGCCTACTCGGCCAAGTACGCCTCGGCCTACTACGGCCCGTTCCGCGACGCGGTCGGCTCGGCCGCCAACCTCGGCCGCGCCGACAAGCAGACCTACCAGATGGACCCGGCCAACGGCGACGAGGCGCTGCACGAGGTGGCGCTGGACCTGGCCGAGGGCGCCGACATGGTGATGGTGAAGCCGGGCCTGCCCTACCTCGACATCGTGCGCCGGGTGAAGGACGAATTCCGCGTGCCGACCTACGTCTACCAGGTATCGGGCGAGTACGCGATGATCCAGGCCGCCGCGCAGAACGGCTGGATCGACGAGCGCAAGGTGGCGCTCGAATCGCTGATCGCGATGAAGCGCGCCGGCGCCGACGGCATCCTGACGTATTTCGCGCCCAAGGCGGCGCGCTGGCTGCGCGGCTGA
- the dapF gene encoding diaminopimelate epimerase, with protein sequence MKLRFTKMQGLGNDFVVLDGVRQSIDLSPAQYRALGDRHFGVGCDQILLVEPPTEAEADFRYRIFNSDGGEVEQCGNGARCFVRFVTEQGLTDKRRIRVQTARGLIAPQLEDDGLVTVDMGAPRFVPAEIPFIADAEAVTYPLQLAERSVEIGVVSMGNPHAVQLVDDVDTAPVAAEGPQIEHHPRFPARVNAGFMQIVSRGEIRLRVFERGAGETLACGTGACAAVVSGIRRGLLDATVRVQARGGQLTVRWDGPGQPVLMTGPAVTVFEGEIEL encoded by the coding sequence ATGAAACTCCGCTTCACCAAGATGCAGGGCCTGGGCAACGACTTCGTCGTGCTCGACGGCGTCCGCCAGTCCATCGACCTCAGCCCGGCGCAGTACCGCGCGCTCGGCGACCGCCATTTCGGCGTCGGCTGCGACCAGATCCTGCTGGTCGAGCCGCCGACCGAGGCCGAGGCCGACTTCCGCTACCGCATCTTCAACAGCGACGGCGGCGAGGTCGAGCAGTGCGGCAACGGCGCGCGCTGCTTCGTCCGCTTCGTCACCGAGCAAGGCCTCACCGACAAGCGCCGCATCCGGGTCCAGACTGCGCGCGGGCTGATCGCGCCGCAGCTCGAGGACGACGGCCTGGTCACCGTCGACATGGGCGCGCCGCGCTTCGTGCCGGCCGAAATCCCGTTCATCGCCGATGCCGAAGCCGTCACCTACCCGCTGCAGCTGGCCGAGCGCAGCGTCGAGATCGGCGTGGTGTCGATGGGCAATCCGCACGCGGTGCAGCTGGTCGACGACGTCGATACCGCGCCGGTGGCGGCCGAGGGGCCGCAGATCGAGCATCACCCGCGCTTCCCGGCGCGCGTGAACGCCGGCTTCATGCAGATCGTCTCGCGCGGCGAAATCCGCCTGCGGGTGTTCGAGCGCGGCGCCGGCGAGACGCTGGCCTGCGGCACCGGCGCCTGCGCCGCGGTGGTGTCCGGCATCCGCCGCGGCCTGCTCGATGCCACGGTGCGGGTGCAGGCGCGCGGCGGCCAGTTGACCGTCCGCTGGGACGGCCCGGGCCAGCCGGTACTGATGACCGGTCCGGCAGTCACCGTGTTCGAGGGCGAAATTGAGCTTTGA
- a CDS encoding sensor domain-containing diguanylate cyclase produces the protein MPQSSAPLARTAVTWRAFLRARSSVLASIVAMSIGVAGLIGWELRQSYRDTRSAAQLAAKNLSLLLKEQLDGAFRETDLVLRDLVGKVPPATVARLAELPEAERSRLGELLGEKLATLPQVETLALLSPDGRTALTPDRLAEADAGQQAFFRHLRENPGQALSFSPPFQLPHSTELGFVVARRIDGAGSQLGGAATALVKLEYFNQLARRLEAVDGSAFTLLDNDLVLVGRYPDLPGMVGKQVRDAAWLTDWVNGRSTGYAVFASPYDRVERGFYFHRLENFPFIVFVGVPEHAYFADWRLKAAAYVTAYLLLLVFSFGTAWRGWREQQLALQIQAGSQRRQEQDAHILRALDTLSRPLLLVRGDSGEILAANQSAGLLFGCSAAQLTGRPVDSLYLRGEHHAEIAAQLAQHKALSEYELKLKRCDGESFWASLSASLIEYQGETAYFVGFIDISERKAAQETLWRRATIDPLTGVANRGYFLERAQQEWQRALRYDHPLGLMLLDLDHFKSINDRYGHDAGDRVLRAFTDAIRQQLRETDLLGRLGGEEFAVLLPEENERGLLDAAERLRAVTAATAIKLPGGSVLSVTVSIGCTLSESTSPDVDSLLKEADLALYAAKRDGRDRVARYRPEMTTPLIPSPGETP, from the coding sequence ATGCCCCAGTCTTCCGCCCCGCTAGCCCGCACCGCCGTCACCTGGCGCGCTTTCCTGCGGGCGCGGAGCAGCGTGCTGGCCTCGATCGTGGCGATGAGCATCGGGGTGGCCGGGCTGATCGGCTGGGAGCTGCGCCAGTCCTACCGCGATACCCGCAGCGCCGCCCAGCTGGCGGCCAAGAACCTGTCGCTGCTGCTCAAGGAGCAGCTCGACGGCGCCTTCCGCGAGACCGACCTGGTGCTGCGCGACCTGGTCGGCAAGGTGCCGCCGGCCACCGTGGCGCGGCTGGCCGAGCTGCCCGAGGCCGAGCGCAGCCGGCTGGGCGAATTGCTCGGCGAGAAGCTCGCCACCCTGCCGCAGGTGGAGACGCTGGCGCTGCTGTCGCCCGACGGCCGCACCGCGCTGACGCCAGACCGGCTGGCCGAGGCCGACGCCGGCCAGCAGGCCTTCTTCCGCCACCTGCGCGAGAACCCCGGCCAGGCGCTGTCGTTCTCGCCGCCGTTCCAACTGCCGCATTCGACCGAGCTCGGCTTCGTGGTCGCGCGCCGCATCGACGGCGCCGGCAGCCAGCTCGGCGGCGCCGCCACCGCGCTGGTCAAGCTCGAATACTTCAACCAGCTGGCGCGCCGGCTCGAAGCGGTCGACGGCAGCGCCTTCACCCTGCTCGACAACGACCTGGTGCTGGTCGGCCGCTATCCCGACCTGCCCGGCATGGTCGGCAAGCAGGTGCGCGACGCGGCCTGGCTCACCGACTGGGTGAACGGCCGCAGCACCGGCTACGCGGTATTCGCCTCGCCCTACGACCGGGTCGAGCGCGGTTTCTACTTCCACCGGCTGGAGAACTTCCCCTTCATCGTCTTCGTCGGCGTGCCCGAGCACGCCTATTTCGCCGACTGGCGGCTCAAGGCCGCGGCCTACGTGACGGCCTACCTGCTGCTGTTGGTGTTCTCCTTCGGCACCGCCTGGCGCGGCTGGCGCGAGCAGCAGCTGGCGCTGCAGATCCAGGCCGGCAGCCAGCGCCGGCAGGAGCAGGACGCCCACATCCTGCGCGCGCTCGACACGCTGTCGCGCCCCTTGCTGCTGGTGCGCGGCGACAGCGGCGAGATCCTGGCCGCCAACCAGAGCGCCGGCCTGCTGTTCGGCTGCAGCGCGGCCCAGCTGACCGGCCGGCCGGTCGACTCGCTCTACCTGCGCGGCGAGCACCATGCCGAGATCGCCGCCCAGCTGGCCCAGCACAAGGCGCTCAGCGAGTACGAGCTCAAGCTCAAGCGCTGCGACGGCGAAAGCTTCTGGGCCTCGCTGTCGGCCTCGCTGATCGAATACCAGGGCGAGACCGCCTACTTCGTCGGCTTCATCGACATCAGCGAGCGCAAGGCGGCGCAGGAAACGCTGTGGCGCCGCGCCACGATCGATCCGCTGACCGGCGTGGCCAACCGCGGCTATTTCCTCGAACGCGCCCAGCAGGAATGGCAGCGGGCGCTGCGCTACGACCATCCGCTCGGACTGATGCTGCTCGACCTGGACCATTTCAAGTCGATCAACGACCGCTACGGCCACGATGCCGGCGACCGCGTGCTGCGCGCCTTCACCGATGCCATCCGCCAGCAGCTGCGCGAGACCGACCTGCTCGGCCGGCTCGGCGGCGAGGAATTCGCGGTGCTGCTGCCCGAGGAAAATGAACGCGGCCTGCTGGACGCTGCCGAACGGCTGCGCGCCGTCACCGCCGCCACCGCGATCAAGCTGCCCGGCGGGTCGGTGCTGAGCGTCACGGTCAGCATCGGCTGCACGCTGTCCGAATCGACCAGCCCGGATGTCGACAGCCTGCTCAAGGAGGCCGACCTGGCGCTGTACGCCGCCAAGCGCGACGGCCGCGACCGGGTGGCGCGCTACCGCCCCGAAATGACCACCCCGCTGATCCCCAGCCCCGGAGAAACGCCATGA
- a CDS encoding DUF484 family protein produces MSLPAADVASWLQANPEFFEEYADLVAEIFIPHPHGGRAIPLAERQILTLREKNKLLEGKLGELLQFGEENDQIGDKVHKLCVALLQSRDLAGVLGTLNYHLQEHFRVPHVAVRLWGGEADETLAEFAPVGDAVRELAHSLATPYCGPYVTDEVLGWLGESAPRLKSFAQVALKGEDGPFGLLVLASEDPQRFYPEMGTLYLARIGELAAAVLARCID; encoded by the coding sequence ATGTCCCTGCCCGCCGCCGACGTCGCCAGCTGGCTGCAAGCCAATCCGGAATTCTTCGAGGAATACGCCGACCTGGTCGCCGAGATCTTCATCCCCCATCCGCACGGCGGCCGCGCCATCCCGCTGGCCGAGAGGCAGATCCTGACCCTGCGCGAGAAGAACAAGCTGCTCGAGGGCAAGCTCGGCGAGCTGCTGCAGTTCGGCGAGGAGAACGACCAGATCGGCGACAAGGTGCACAAGCTGTGCGTGGCGCTGCTGCAGTCGCGCGACCTGGCCGGCGTGCTCGGCACGCTGAACTACCACCTGCAGGAGCATTTCCGCGTGCCGCACGTGGCGGTGCGGCTGTGGGGCGGCGAAGCGGACGAGACCCTGGCCGAGTTCGCCCCGGTCGGCGACGCCGTGCGCGAGCTGGCGCACAGCCTGGCCACGCCCTACTGCGGCCCCTACGTGACCGACGAGGTGCTCGGCTGGCTCGGCGAATCGGCGCCGCGGCTCAAGTCGTTCGCCCAGGTCGCGCTCAAGGGCGAGGACGGCCCGTTCGGCCTGCTGGTGCTGGCCAGCGAGGACCCGCAGCGCTTCTATCCCGAGATGGGCACGCTCTACCTGGCGCGCATCGGCGAACTGGCGGCCGCCGTGCTGGCGCGCTGCATCGATTGA
- a CDS encoding lysophospholipid acyltransferase family protein, translated as MRVLQAFYGIYLGLLFMAGVVGVMPFYVVASFLSDRPRLALMFGANRVAMRLWSLLTGVRIRVEGQAVWQPAHVLVGNHCNLLDMPVCAVACARPVKVLAKQEFARMPLLGFLFRSFAVLVARDSADSRRAGAQALARALAEGWPVLLFPEGTRNRTAAPLQPFRDGAFRAAIAAQVPIQPFVQLRMRSVQQLNTLWFRPGRLIFRWLPPVPTAGLGEDDVAALRDRVYALIEAELKRDDPAFRD; from the coding sequence ATGCGCGTGCTGCAGGCGTTTTACGGCATCTACCTCGGCCTGCTGTTCATGGCCGGCGTGGTCGGCGTCATGCCGTTCTACGTCGTCGCTTCCTTCCTGTCCGACCGGCCGCGGCTGGCCCTGATGTTCGGCGCCAACCGCGTCGCGATGCGGCTGTGGTCGCTGCTGACCGGCGTGCGCATCCGCGTCGAGGGCCAGGCGGTGTGGCAGCCGGCCCACGTGCTGGTCGGCAATCACTGCAACCTGCTCGACATGCCGGTCTGCGCCGTCGCCTGCGCCCGGCCGGTGAAAGTGCTGGCCAAGCAGGAATTCGCCCGCATGCCGCTGCTGGGATTCCTGTTCCGCAGCTTCGCGGTGCTGGTGGCGCGCGATTCGGCCGACAGCCGCCGCGCCGGCGCCCAGGCGCTGGCACGGGCGCTGGCCGAGGGCTGGCCGGTGCTGCTGTTCCCCGAAGGCACCCGCAACCGCACCGCAGCGCCCTTGCAGCCGTTCCGCGACGGCGCCTTCCGCGCCGCCATCGCCGCCCAGGTGCCGATCCAGCCCTTCGTGCAATTGCGCATGCGCAGCGTGCAGCAGCTCAACACGCTGTGGTTCCGGCCGGGCCGGCTGATCTTCCGCTGGCTGCCGCCGGTGCCGACCGCCGGCCTCGGCGAGGACGACGTGGCGGCCTTGCGCGATCGCGTCTACGCGCTGATCGAGGCCGAGCTCAAGCGCGACGATCCGGCGTTCCGCGACTAG
- a CDS encoding GNAT family N-acetyltransferase gives MAAAPLAWQWVRLDRLDALQWHEVAVLRQAVFIVEQTCPYPDLDALDPPSLHLLGRDAAGTLQAYLRLVPAGLKYATPSLGRILTAPAARGGGSGRALVREGLAGHARHYPGQANTIGAQAHLADFYRSLGFAPASEVYLEDEIPHLDMVWQPAG, from the coding sequence ATGGCGGCTGCGCCGCTGGCCTGGCAGTGGGTCCGGCTCGACCGGCTCGACGCGCTGCAATGGCATGAGGTCGCCGTGCTGCGCCAGGCGGTGTTCATCGTCGAGCAGACCTGCCCCTATCCCGACCTAGACGCGCTCGATCCGCCCAGCCTGCACCTCTTGGGCCGCGACGCAGCCGGCACGCTGCAGGCCTATCTGCGGCTGGTGCCGGCCGGCCTCAAGTACGCCACGCCCTCGCTCGGCCGCATCCTGACCGCCCCCGCCGCCCGCGGCGGCGGCAGCGGCCGCGCGCTGGTGCGCGAAGGGCTGGCCGGCCATGCGCGGCACTATCCCGGCCAGGCCAACACCATCGGCGCCCAGGCCCACCTGGCCGACTTCTATCGCTCGCTCGGCTTCGCGCCGGCCAGCGAGGTCTATCTCGAAGACGAGATCCCGCACCTCGACATGGTCTGGCAGCCGGCCGGCTGA